In Coriobacteriaceae bacterium, a single window of DNA contains:
- the hypB gene encoding hydrogenase nickel incorporation protein HypB has product MAEKTIDIASPILSRNERLADQLRQRFKETNTYVINVLSSPGSGKTTTILGTNERLRDKVGLRCAVIEGDIASDVDAITMKEAGMPAIQINTGGLCHLEGNMIMEAVDAFDQAVGLENIDVIFIENVGNLVCPVDFDLGENLSIMILSVPEGDDKPIKYPGIFQHAGAQLLNKVDVAAAFDFDMDRYTKTLDDLNPQAPRFAVSARKGEGMDAWCDWLIGQIEQARA; this is encoded by the coding sequence ATGGCCGAGAAAACGATTGATATCGCGTCGCCGATCCTGTCGCGCAATGAGCGCCTGGCAGATCAGCTGCGACAGCGATTTAAAGAGACAAACACCTATGTGATCAATGTCTTGTCGAGCCCCGGCTCGGGTAAGACAACAACGATTCTGGGCACCAACGAGCGCCTGCGCGACAAGGTCGGCTTGCGCTGCGCCGTCATCGAAGGCGATATCGCCTCGGACGTCGACGCCATCACCATGAAGGAAGCCGGCATGCCCGCCATCCAGATCAACACGGGCGGCCTGTGCCACCTCGAGGGTAACATGATCATGGAGGCCGTTGATGCCTTCGACCAGGCTGTGGGTCTGGAAAACATCGACGTCATCTTTATCGAAAACGTGGGTAACCTGGTCTGCCCAGTCGACTTTGACCTGGGCGAGAACCTGTCCATAATGATCCTCTCGGTGCCCGAGGGCGACGACAAGCCCATCAAGTACCCGGGCATCTTCCAGCACGCCGGCGCACAGCTGCTCAACAAGGTCGATGTGGCCGCGGCTTTCGATTTTGACATGGATAGGTATACTAAGACACTCGATGACCTCAATCCGCAGGCGCCGCGGTTTGCCGTGAGCGCGCGCAAGGGCGAGGGCATGGATGCCTGGTGCGATTGGCTCATCGGGCAGATTGAGCAAGCAAGGGCGTAA
- a CDS encoding hydrogenase maturation nickel metallochaperone HypA: protein MHEVGIVNGILDTVIRAARGAGALRAVLVTLRIGDMTEVVREALDFAWETFRDEDPLTRGCELAVEEVHPQSECLDCGEVFDHDRFHCRCPQCGGANVRLLHGRELDIASIEIETPDD, encoded by the coding sequence ATGCACGAGGTTGGCATTGTCAACGGCATACTCGATACAGTGATTCGCGCGGCGCGTGGGGCGGGGGCCTTGCGCGCCGTTTTGGTAACGCTGCGCATCGGGGATATGACCGAGGTCGTGCGCGAGGCACTCGACTTTGCGTGGGAGACATTTCGCGACGAGGACCCGCTCACGCGCGGCTGCGAGCTTGCCGTGGAGGAGGTCCATCCACAAAGCGAGTGTCTGGACTGCGGCGAGGTCTTCGATCACGACCGTTTCCATTGCCGCTGCCCTCAATGTGGCGGCGCCAACGTGCGCCTGCTGCACGGCCGCGAACTCGACATCGCCAGTATCGAAATCGAAACCCCCGACGATTAA
- the tatC gene encoding twin-arginine translocase subunit TatC: MPIGPARMPLFDHLGELRRRLTIVVVSVFAAAIVLYFATPVVLDILEDPIRSFVPDGKFYITTTLGGFGLRFSLAIKMAVVMCTPMIIWQILAFFLPALRPNERKWVVPTVLASTVLFFLGAIFCYFIIIPAGFEWLIGETSAVATALPDLENYVNMELLFMIGFGVAFELPLIIFYLSVFHIVSYAAFRGAWRYVYVGLLVGSAVITPDGSPVTLGLMYGALLSLYEISLAIARVVITAREGKEGLFVSRLDLFSDDEEDDEE, translated from the coding sequence ATGCCTATCGGACCTGCGCGTATGCCGCTCTTTGATCACCTGGGAGAGCTCCGTCGCCGCCTGACCATCGTGGTCGTGTCGGTGTTTGCCGCCGCCATCGTGCTGTATTTCGCCACGCCTGTGGTGCTCGACATTCTGGAAGACCCCATTCGCTCCTTTGTGCCGGACGGTAAGTTTTACATCACCACCACGCTCGGCGGCTTTGGCTTGCGCTTCTCGTTGGCCATCAAGATGGCCGTTGTCATGTGCACGCCCATGATCATCTGGCAGATTCTGGCGTTTTTCCTGCCGGCGCTTCGCCCCAACGAACGCAAGTGGGTCGTGCCCACGGTACTCGCCTCGACGGTGCTGTTCTTCCTGGGCGCCATCTTTTGCTACTTCATCATCATTCCCGCGGGCTTTGAGTGGCTCATCGGCGAGACCTCGGCCGTTGCTACGGCGCTGCCCGATCTGGAGAACTACGTCAACATGGAGCTGCTCTTTATGATCGGCTTTGGCGTGGCGTTTGAGCTGCCGCTCATCATCTTCTACCTGTCCGTCTTCCACATCGTGTCCTACGCTGCTTTCCGCGGTGCCTGGCGTTATGTATACGTTGGCCTGCTTGTGGGCTCGGCTGTGATTACGCCCGACGGCTCGCCCGTTACGTTGGGCCTCATGTATGGTGCCCTGCTCTCGCTCTACGAGATTTCGCTTGCCATCGCCCGTGTGGTCATTACCGCGCGCGAGGGCAAGGAGGGCTTGTTTGTGAGCCGTCTGGACCTGTTTTCGGACGACGAAGAGGACGACGAGGAGTAA
- a CDS encoding twin-arginine translocase TatA/TatE family subunit, with protein MFGIGEGELAIIVVFGFLLFGPDKLPQMGRTIGRAIRQFRETQEKMTAVVQSEIIDPVSEAASAPVKPKKAAVDDDSDADEDAVETAAPAKKETFAERRARLAAEKAASEGTTEEPEAEGAEPAKAEPAAAEPEPAAEPEPGPEPAEPTTADLYARRPRKRKAVVDQLARELEAEDDTVAADAPKGGDE; from the coding sequence GTGTTTGGTATTGGAGAGGGTGAGCTCGCGATCATCGTGGTCTTCGGCTTTTTGCTGTTTGGCCCGGATAAGCTCCCGCAGATGGGCCGTACGATCGGCCGTGCCATCCGTCAGTTCCGCGAGACGCAGGAAAAGATGACGGCCGTTGTTCAGTCCGAGATCATCGACCCGGTAAGCGAGGCCGCGTCGGCCCCGGTCAAGCCCAAGAAGGCTGCCGTCGATGATGATTCCGATGCGGACGAGGATGCCGTCGAGACGGCTGCGCCCGCAAAGAAGGAGACCTTTGCCGAGCGCCGTGCCCGCCTTGCCGCCGAGAAGGCCGCAAGCGAGGGTACCACCGAGGAGCCTGAGGCCGAGGGTGCCGAGCCCGCCAAGGCCGAGCCTGCTGCCGCCGAGCCCGAACCTGCTGCAGAGCCGGAGCCCGGGCCCGAGCCGGCAGAGCCCACGACGGCCGATCTCTACGCCCGTCGTCCCCGCAAGCGCAAGGCCGTCGTCGACCAGCTCGCTCGCGAGCTCGAGGCCGAGGACGACACCGTTGCCGCCGACGCCCCGAAGGGAGGCGATGAGTAA
- a CDS encoding STAS domain-containing protein: MDLGISTNPTPEIYTIKVTGEIDISNADSLRNVIDLALEQPTEAVELDFAQVSYIDSTGIGVLVGAAHHAVDHGKRFSCTNVQPQVMRVVQLLGVDQEISITAA, from the coding sequence ATGGATTTGGGTATTTCCACCAACCCCACGCCGGAGATCTACACCATTAAGGTAACCGGCGAGATCGATATCTCTAACGCCGATAGCCTGCGCAATGTTATCGACCTGGCGCTCGAGCAGCCCACTGAGGCCGTTGAGCTCGATTTTGCCCAGGTGAGCTACATCGATTCGACGGGCATTGGCGTGCTCGTGGGCGCCGCGCACCACGCGGTCGACCACGGCAAGCGCTTTAGCTGCACCAATGTGCAGCCCCAGGTGATGCGCGTGGTTCAGCTGTTGGGTGTCGACCAGGAGATTTCGATCACCGCTGCATAA
- a CDS encoding aminotransferase class I/II-fold pyridoxal phosphate-dependent enzyme encodes MQTIYQKMETTELDAAIEALKAEVAEVKAKGLALDMARGKPSPSQVDISRPMLDILNADADLHDGNVDCSNYGCFEGIPSARKLAGEFLGCPAEQTLVLGSSSLLIEHDIAGMFWRCGSCGSEPWEAYEAAHDGKKVKFLCPVPGYDRHFGITADLGIENVPVAMTDNGPDMDEVERLVAADDSIKGIWCVPKYSNPTGITFSEDTVRRLVEMPTAAPDFSIFWDNAYCVHDLYDETDELANIFDLARAAGTEDRVVAFASTSKITFPGAGIGFIGASPAVIAEFSKRLKAGLISADKLNQLRHVRFLPTIEAVKEHMKKHAEFLRPRFEAVERKLTEGLGDTGCATWTHPRGGYFVSFDGPEGSAQKVAALCADLGVKLTPAGATWPYGKDPRDTNIRIAPSYPTVEDLEAALDVLVLAVKLVAAELARAERA; translated from the coding sequence ATGCAGACGATCTACCAGAAGATGGAAACCACCGAACTCGATGCCGCCATCGAGGCGCTCAAAGCCGAGGTCGCCGAGGTCAAGGCCAAGGGCCTGGCGCTCGACATGGCCCGCGGCAAGCCGTCGCCCTCCCAGGTGGACATCTCTCGACCCATGCTCGATATCCTCAATGCCGATGCCGATCTGCACGACGGCAACGTCGACTGCTCAAACTACGGTTGCTTTGAGGGCATTCCCTCTGCGCGCAAGCTGGCGGGGGAGTTCCTGGGTTGCCCTGCCGAGCAGACGCTCGTACTGGGTTCGTCGAGCCTTCTGATCGAGCACGATATCGCCGGCATGTTTTGGCGCTGCGGTTCGTGCGGCAGCGAGCCCTGGGAGGCTTACGAGGCCGCGCACGACGGCAAGAAAGTCAAGTTCCTGTGCCCTGTTCCCGGCTACGACCGTCACTTTGGCATCACCGCCGACCTGGGTATCGAGAATGTCCCCGTCGCGATGACCGACAACGGCCCCGACATGGACGAGGTCGAGCGTCTGGTTGCCGCCGACGACTCCATCAAGGGCATCTGGTGCGTGCCCAAGTATTCCAACCCCACGGGCATCACCTTTAGCGAGGACACCGTGCGTCGCCTGGTCGAGATGCCCACGGCCGCGCCCGATTTCAGCATCTTCTGGGACAACGCCTACTGCGTGCACGACCTGTACGACGAGACCGACGAGCTCGCAAACATCTTTGACCTCGCTCGCGCGGCGGGCACCGAGGACCGCGTGGTGGCCTTTGCCTCGACGTCCAAGATCACCTTCCCGGGCGCCGGCATCGGCTTTATCGGTGCGAGCCCCGCGGTTATCGCGGAGTTCTCCAAGCGCCTGAAGGCCGGCCTCATCAGCGCCGACAAGCTCAACCAGCTGCGTCACGTGCGTTTCCTTCCCACCATCGAGGCGGTCAAGGAGCACATGAAAAAGCATGCCGAGTTCCTGCGTCCGCGCTTTGAGGCCGTTGAGCGCAAGCTCACCGAGGGCCTGGGCGATACGGGCTGTGCCACCTGGACGCACCCCCGCGGCGGCTACTTTGTAAGCTTCGATGGTCCCGAGGGCTCGGCCCAGAAGGTCGCCGCGCTTTGCGCCGACTTGGGCGTCAAGCTCACGCCGGCTGGTGCCACCTGGCCTTATGGCAAGGACCCGCGCGACACCAACATCCGCATCGCGCCGAGCTATCCCACGGTCGAGGACCTGGAGGCCGCGCTCGATGTGCTGGTGCTGGCCGTTAAGCTTGTCGCTGCCGAGCTTGCGCGTGCCGAGCGCGCCTAA
- the nhaA gene encoding Na+/H+ antiporter NhaA, translating into MAATEQLFNVRERKRFERHDIWERIAENGTISAAVMVIAAIAAVICANTDAYEAIHHFLETPLYVGLGNLTAGLTVELFVNDFLMAIFFLLVGIELKYEMTVGELKNPRQAMLPMLAAVGGVVVPACIYLIFNHAGARNGWAIPMATDIAFALGVLSLLGNRVPNGVRVFFSTLAIADDLISIAAIAIFYGQSPNPFWLGAAALVTCALVWLNKTQHYRLAPYSVLGLLLWFCMFKSGVHATLAGVILAFTIPAKCGVKLDSLTDWLGECLPLLDDRYDDEAHILGQHDFTVSTTRVERVMHRVTPPLIRMERLISTPVNFVILPIFAFVNAQVRLVGVDMSTLLTDPVTLGVYFGMLLGKPIGIFGMTFALVKFRVCELPHNVNWHMIAGVGILGGIGFTMSILISGLAFPTAQFEVLAAKAAILAGSVTAAVLGMIYMSVVCKHPAPKDK; encoded by the coding sequence ATGGCAGCAACCGAGCAGCTGTTCAACGTCCGTGAGCGCAAGCGCTTTGAACGTCACGACATTTGGGAGCGCATCGCCGAGAACGGCACGATTTCCGCCGCGGTTATGGTCATCGCCGCCATCGCCGCCGTCATTTGCGCCAATACCGATGCCTACGAGGCCATCCATCACTTTTTGGAGACCCCGCTGTATGTGGGTCTGGGCAACCTTACGGCCGGTCTTACCGTTGAACTTTTCGTCAACGACTTCCTCATGGCGATTTTCTTTTTGTTGGTGGGCATTGAGCTTAAGTACGAGATGACGGTCGGCGAGCTCAAGAATCCGCGTCAGGCCATGCTTCCCATGCTGGCGGCCGTGGGCGGCGTCGTCGTTCCCGCCTGCATCTACCTGATCTTTAACCATGCCGGCGCCCGCAACGGTTGGGCCATCCCCATGGCAACCGATATTGCCTTTGCGCTGGGCGTGCTGTCGCTTTTGGGCAACCGCGTGCCCAACGGCGTGCGCGTGTTCTTCTCGACGCTCGCCATCGCCGACGACCTTATCTCCATCGCCGCCATCGCCATCTTCTACGGTCAGAGCCCCAATCCGTTTTGGTTGGGCGCCGCTGCGCTTGTGACCTGCGCGCTCGTGTGGCTCAACAAGACGCAGCATTACCGCCTTGCCCCGTATTCGGTACTGGGTCTGCTGTTGTGGTTCTGCATGTTCAAGAGCGGCGTACATGCCACGCTCGCCGGCGTCATCTTGGCCTTTACCATCCCGGCCAAGTGCGGCGTCAAGCTCGATAGCCTCACCGATTGGTTGGGCGAGTGCCTGCCGCTGCTTGATGACCGCTACGACGACGAGGCACACATCCTGGGCCAGCATGACTTTACCGTCTCGACCACCAGGGTCGAGCGCGTCATGCACCGCGTGACCCCGCCGCTCATCCGCATGGAGCGTCTGATCTCCACGCCGGTCAACTTTGTGATTCTGCCGATCTTTGCGTTCGTGAACGCACAGGTTCGCCTAGTGGGCGTGGACATGAGCACGCTGCTCACCGATCCGGTGACGCTCGGCGTGTACTTTGGCATGCTGCTGGGCAAGCCGATTGGTATCTTTGGCATGACGTTTGCCCTGGTTAAGTTTAGGGTCTGCGAGCTGCCGCATAACGTTAACTGGCACATGATTGCCGGTGTGGGCATTCTGGGCGGCATCGGCTTCACCATGTCGATCCTCATCAGCGGCCTTGCCTTCCCGACGGCCCAGTTTGAGGTCCTGGCCGCCAAGGCCGCCATCCTTGCCGGTTCGGTCACCGCTGCCGTGCTCGGTATGATCTACATGAGTGTGGTCTGCAAACACCCCGCGCCCAAAGACAAGTAA
- a CDS encoding manganese-dependent inorganic pyrophosphatase, translated as MANVLVFGHQNPDNDAIMSAVVLSQLLNQVEYAGNTYEACALGQLPAESAKLLADAGIAEPRVIESVEAGQLVVLTDHNESAQSVAGLKDATVFGVVDHHRIGDFETAGPLHYICLPWGSSCTIVTKLAGVLGVELSDVQAKLLLSAMMTDTLMLKSPTTTDVDRAVAAKLGEQVGVDPVKFGMEVFLTRPSGSFTAAEMVGNDIKMFEPAGKKLLIGQYETVDKSRALGMIDEIREAMRAYAAEKGADGIVLCITDIMEEGSQVLLEGETEAAQKGLGIADEHDGVWMPGVLSRKKQVAAPIMAAC; from the coding sequence ATGGCAAACGTTCTTGTCTTTGGTCACCAGAACCCCGATAACGACGCCATCATGAGCGCCGTCGTCCTGTCCCAGCTGCTTAACCAGGTTGAGTATGCCGGCAACACCTACGAGGCTTGCGCTCTGGGCCAGCTTCCGGCCGAGTCCGCCAAGCTGCTCGCCGATGCCGGCATTGCCGAGCCCCGCGTGATCGAGTCCGTCGAGGCCGGTCAGCTCGTCGTCCTCACCGACCACAACGAGTCCGCCCAGTCCGTCGCCGGCCTTAAGGACGCCACGGTCTTTGGTGTTGTCGACCATCACCGCATCGGCGACTTCGAGACCGCCGGCCCGCTGCACTACATCTGCCTGCCCTGGGGCTCCAGCTGCACCATCGTCACCAAGCTCGCCGGCGTGCTCGGCGTTGAGCTTTCCGACGTCCAGGCCAAGCTGCTGCTTTCGGCCATGATGACCGACACGCTCATGCTCAAGAGCCCCACCACCACCGATGTCGACCGCGCCGTCGCCGCCAAGCTCGGCGAGCAGGTGGGCGTCGACCCGGTCAAGTTTGGCATGGAGGTCTTCCTTACCCGCCCGTCCGGCTCCTTCACCGCTGCCGAGATGGTCGGCAACGACATCAAGATGTTCGAGCCCGCCGGCAAGAAGCTGCTCATCGGCCAGTACGAGACCGTCGACAAGAGCCGTGCGCTTGGCATGATTGACGAGATCCGCGAGGCCATGCGCGCCTACGCCGCCGAGAAGGGTGCCGACGGCATTGTCCTGTGCATCACCGACATCATGGAGGAGGGCTCGCAGGTCCTGCTCGAGGGCGAGACCGAGGCTGCTCAGAAGGGCCTGGGCATTGCCGACGAGCACGACGGCGTCTGGATGCCGGGCGTCCTCTCCCGTAAGAAGCAGGTCGCTGCCCCCATCATGGCCGCCTGCTAG
- a CDS encoding ROK family protein — protein MEPKQYYIGIDVGGTSVKEGLFDEDGNLLAKASVPTPPIVDAAGFAAVTEAIDQVVAKAQIPRAFVAGIGLAVPCPIPASGDAKVKANIAINLPELKIAIQEHCPDAVVKYENDANAAAMGEAWLGSAKGVQNVVMVTIGTGVGGGVIVNGDVVSGVVGAGGEIGHMCLNPAEERTCGCGGHGHLEQYSSATGVVSNYLAECKKAGVEPIELTGPSDSKDVFQACREGDKLALAAADTMADYLGRALALIANVVDPEMFLIGGGASASADVYLDKVREHFQRYALSASRETPIKVASLGNDAGIIGAAYVALRAAGK, from the coding sequence ATGGAACCCAAGCAGTACTACATCGGCATCGACGTCGGCGGCACTTCGGTTAAGGAGGGCCTGTTCGATGAGGACGGCAATCTGCTGGCCAAGGCCAGCGTGCCCACGCCTCCCATCGTTGACGCTGCGGGCTTTGCCGCGGTGACCGAGGCTATCGACCAGGTGGTCGCTAAGGCGCAGATTCCGCGCGCCTTTGTGGCAGGCATTGGCCTGGCCGTTCCGTGCCCCATCCCGGCGTCGGGCGATGCCAAGGTCAAGGCCAACATTGCCATTAACCTGCCCGAGCTCAAGATCGCCATCCAGGAGCACTGCCCTGATGCGGTCGTTAAGTATGAGAACGATGCCAACGCCGCCGCCATGGGCGAGGCCTGGCTCGGTTCTGCCAAGGGCGTGCAGAACGTGGTGATGGTCACCATCGGTACCGGCGTGGGCGGCGGCGTTATCGTTAACGGCGACGTGGTATCGGGCGTTGTGGGTGCCGGCGGCGAGATTGGCCACATGTGCCTGAACCCGGCCGAGGAGCGCACCTGCGGCTGTGGCGGCCATGGCCACCTGGAGCAGTATTCCAGCGCCACCGGCGTGGTGAGCAATTACCTGGCCGAGTGCAAGAAGGCGGGCGTCGAGCCCATCGAGCTCACCGGCCCCTCCGATTCCAAGGACGTGTTCCAGGCCTGCCGCGAGGGCGACAAGCTCGCGCTGGCAGCTGCTGATACCATGGCTGACTACCTTGGCCGCGCCCTGGCGCTTATCGCCAACGTGGTCGACCCCGAGATGTTCCTGATCGGTGGCGGCGCGTCCGCTTCGGCCGATGTCTACCTCGATAAGGTTCGCGAGCACTTCCAGCGCTACGCGCTTTCCGCCTCGCGCGAGACGCCCATTAAGGTCGCTTCGCTCGGAAACGACGCCGGCATCATCGGTGCCGCCTACGTAGCCCTGCGCGCCGCCGGTAAATAG
- a CDS encoding PTS lactose/cellobiose transporter subunit IIA translates to MEDMNELQMTCFEIISYVGTAKSMYINAVQKAKEGDFDAAEELIKQGDEAYNGGHDVHMGLLKKEANGERNGEAPLILLHAEDQMAGTETMRVMATELIEVHKRLQALKA, encoded by the coding sequence ATGGAGGATATGAACGAACTGCAGATGACCTGCTTCGAGATCATCAGCTACGTCGGTACCGCCAAGAGCATGTACATCAATGCCGTGCAAAAGGCCAAGGAGGGCGATTTTGACGCCGCCGAGGAGCTTATCAAGCAGGGCGACGAGGCCTATAACGGTGGCCACGATGTTCACATGGGGCTTCTGAAGAAGGAGGCCAACGGCGAGCGTAACGGCGAGGCCCCGCTGATTCTGCTGCATGCCGAGGACCAGATGGCAGGCACCGAGACCATGCGCGTCATGGCGACGGAGCTCATCGAGGTCCACAAGCGGCTGCAGGCACTGAAGGCCTAG
- a CDS encoding PTS sugar transporter subunit IIB has translation MKKIMLCCNAGMSTSLLVQKMQAEVANRGLDIEVEARPMNEAHDHLDECDMLLLGPQIGYTKGDFEKEAAGRFPVEVINMVDYGRMNAAGIIDHCVSVMG, from the coding sequence ATGAAGAAGATCATGCTCTGCTGCAATGCCGGCATGTCCACGAGCCTGCTGGTCCAGAAGATGCAGGCCGAGGTTGCAAACCGTGGTCTGGATATTGAGGTCGAGGCTCGTCCCATGAACGAGGCCCACGATCACCTGGACGAGTGCGACATGTTGCTGCTTGGTCCGCAGATCGGCTACACCAAGGGCGATTTTGAGAAGGAGGCCGCCGGTCGTTTTCCGGTCGAGGTCATCAACATGGTCGACTACGGCCGCATGAACGCTGCCGGCATCATCGACCACTGCGTCAGCGTGATGGGCTAG
- a CDS encoding PTS transporter subunit EIIC, producing MASDNGKSFLDKFAEVSAKVGNQVHLRSLRDAFATITPLYILAGIAVLINNVVFPLFPLDAAGLANLQTWGSAITLGTLNVSAIILAGLIGYSLAKNKRFDNPLACMVVAISAFVIMMPQQITATLAATSPLLTDKITSAEVTGALSTANTGTNGLFSAIIIALLSVSLFIKISGVEKLKVKLGEGVPPAVSNSFNVMIPMLLNLAVFALAAALLAVCAGTDLCTIISTCISNPLKSIMNAGPWAVILIYTLANLLFCVGIHQSTISGATVEPILTMLIVDNMATFAAGGTIQPDHYMNMQIVNSFALIGGSGCTLMLLLDTLLFSKNKASETVSKMAILPGLFNINEPVIYGYPIVYNLPLMIPFVLLPDLFIGITYGLTCAGIISPCIAQVPWTMPPVINALLATGFDWRAGVWQALEIVIGMAVYLPFMKISEKAIAKQEALAE from the coding sequence ATGGCCAGTGACAACGGAAAGAGCTTCCTCGACAAGTTTGCCGAGGTCTCTGCGAAGGTGGGAAACCAGGTTCACCTGCGTTCCCTGCGTGACGCCTTCGCGACCATCACGCCGCTCTATATCCTTGCGGGTATCGCGGTTCTTATTAACAACGTCGTGTTCCCTCTGTTCCCGCTCGATGCGGCGGGCCTTGCCAACCTTCAGACGTGGGGTTCGGCGATTACGCTGGGCACCCTCAACGTCTCTGCCATTATCTTGGCCGGATTGATTGGCTACAGCCTCGCTAAGAACAAGCGCTTCGATAATCCGCTTGCTTGCATGGTCGTCGCTATCTCTGCCTTCGTCATCATGATGCCGCAGCAGATCACCGCCACGCTTGCCGCCACGAGCCCACTGCTCACCGACAAGATCACCTCCGCCGAGGTCACGGGCGCCCTTTCGACTGCCAACACCGGCACCAACGGTCTGTTCTCGGCTATTATCATCGCCCTGCTTTCCGTCTCGCTCTTCATCAAGATTTCTGGCGTCGAGAAGCTCAAGGTTAAGCTGGGCGAGGGCGTGCCTCCCGCGGTCTCCAACTCCTTCAACGTCATGATTCCGATGCTGCTTAACCTCGCGGTCTTCGCTCTTGCCGCAGCCCTGCTCGCCGTGTGCGCCGGCACCGATCTGTGCACCATCATCTCCACGTGCATCTCCAACCCGCTCAAGAGCATCATGAACGCTGGTCCGTGGGCTGTTATCCTCATCTACACCCTTGCTAACCTGCTGTTCTGCGTCGGTATTCACCAGTCCACCATCTCTGGCGCTACCGTCGAGCCGATCCTGACCATGCTCATCGTCGACAACATGGCTACCTTTGCCGCCGGTGGCACCATCCAGCCCGATCACTACATGAACATGCAGATCGTTAACAGCTTCGCCCTCATCGGCGGCTCGGGCTGCACCCTCATGCTCCTGCTCGACACGCTCCTGTTCTCCAAAAACAAGGCTTCCGAGACCGTTTCCAAGATGGCTATCCTGCCTGGTCTGTTCAACATCAACGAGCCGGTTATCTACGGTTACCCCATCGTGTACAACCTGCCGCTCATGATCCCGTTTGTCCTCCTTCCCGACCTGTTCATCGGCATCACCTATGGCCTTACCTGCGCAGGCATCATCAGCCCCTGCATCGCCCAGGTGCCCTGGACCATGCCTCCCGTCATCAATGCCCTGCTCGCTACGGGCTTTGACTGGCGCGCCGGCGTGTGGCAGGCTCTCGAGATTGTCATTGGCATGGCCGTCTACCTGCCCTTTATGAAGATTTCCGAGAAGGCAATCGCCAAGCAGGAGGCTCTCGCCGAGTAG